A genomic window from Salvia splendens isolate huo1 chromosome 11, SspV2, whole genome shotgun sequence includes:
- the LOC121754483 gene encoding protein FAR1-RELATED SEQUENCE 4-like codes for MSPRLLMHDRQRDHISCSCGKFEFDGIPCRHMLAFFRINQIFELPDKYILKRWTREAKIGVVYTIDDENSNDAPTRFLMSRHSKLSYKASILIDVASLTDEGTKFFDEQLDFIDSKLKEMGVSPTTEYGSQRRKSSDKAINIGDPCQIRAKGCGKQMLSSKKKSTLKLRACHGCGQRGLSHDKRNFPSLNDGSVAGFGNEQQE; via the exons ATGTCTCCAAGGTTACTCATGCATGATAGACAGAGAGATCATATATCTTGTAGTTGTGGAAAATTCGAGTTTGATGGTATTCCTTGTAGACACATGCTAGCTTTCTTCCGCATTAATCAAATATTTGAACTACCTGACAAGTATATACTCAAGCGGTGGACACGAGAAGCTAAGATTGGTGTAGTATATACAATAGATGATGAGAACTCCAATGATGCTCCAACAAGATTTTTGATGTCACGACATTCCAAGTTATCATATAAAGCTTCGATATTGATTGATGTTGCATCTTTGACTGATGAAGGCACAAAGTTTTTCGATGAACAACTTGATTTCATAGATAGTAAACTCAAAGAAATGGGTGTTAGTCCAACAACTGAATATGGAAGTCAAAGAAGGAAAAGCTCAGATAAAGCCATAAATATTGGCGATCCTTGTCAAATAAGAGCAAAGGGCTGCGGTAAGCAAATGCTATCATCAAAAAAGAAGTCAACTTTAAAGCTTAGGGCTTGTCATGGATGTGGGCAACGTGGATTATCACATGACAAACGTAATTTCCCAAGTTTAAATGATGG ATCTGTTGCAGGTTTTGGAAATGAGCAACAAGAATGA